From the genome of Chroicocephalus ridibundus chromosome 1, bChrRid1.1, whole genome shotgun sequence, one region includes:
- the SON gene encoding protein SON isoform X4, protein MASLPPTPTGPEPADTHSRTLQPTMAPTPPPPPPLRPSVSGKVEGQPNGDTIPAEQANPSDDTGAGAGSRQNDQIVQKIEEVLSGALDTELQCKSDVDKNTVKNSTQSTKRSSTGEDEIPRKKSKKNKKHKSKKKKKKKKKRKKEKKHKKQPKESKLSTRHGDHADLQPASQLMPEKSSSKLSVQHGGSGDANLSVHMQPEELCLKASGELDRQALGLTSHSITDSQQSTENLGSEKGTLCATNPPFNIEGSQSVIPENASITQTRICTREEQIKQSHESIYPIAIHASEKDVLVDTGHDTSSSIPLGVANKTEIQKDSSATVASEVIEALKVSEVILESKGTGEVRALDTVLESETMEVLEYSEASLQSMAQAGAKELEAAAESVSLASDVTTIPANQVGLNTVNVAHVPVAMEEVKIPEATEESLHMGNVKNVERSLELGGAKPSVISDHLRVTQCSPMEGSSVLKADVSLQHPFKIPAATAVTQVEIKSAKILLGSGAVTEVKGIELARGSSSVKEAQEGLQVEVVKDVEGTTDPATVLNASGVFLQPQVLTETRSVDRIQQSALPAELTDVNVAADAKGLRATQEPVAVVQTFVPQTTPEIQMVEGFKGPRATVEATALTGVKGRETSQATLQLENTNTSKISGSTLKPVAVTESKDSEGTSLLRQPEELRVLRSESESNVRGLEAISLSLQMEGVKASEESVLCRSVARGLAATLDSTAVSKGSEINLGSMAGVEAGSEASHRAIGSARPMKSLETTIGPVAVTERTLESVVASVSMEPVKESETLAGMVHLKTTAETVVEPLGASRTGNSIVSHSQVMTHTGISQTEVVGDIKDSEPATSFATVEVRGLGNLSEVAEVKDVEARSKTSHLTQMKNLEMVVGSEASSESVREQTVGHSQAVLESLPRVEEKAMASEIVTEVRNLKGTLESQILTDVRTQGPTVEYIIATRRTSMQKNEPSLSNIKVLEEASETEKVTKAKYLEPASEARELRLLESMKESATVEVKGSEAVEEPEVHMDIQGLEASQKFGNVGVVNVLEDASEAVPESFHTEKQEHLQVVLEAKPAAEWESTEEAPEVLSAAEMRSEPVPKTGDMKDMEAMPEHEVAAEVQYAEGVQGQQMEDVNVPGQALECEILVEKKDAEQIQASEPLIAETVFSSSHAADEKDSAGTPEFEIIGDTKQLEAAPAHIAETEDLETAPLPETVVGLKEAEADGGLEAETKDLEAVPVPETVTEAVPVLAAEASQSEVIPPAEAVKEATPEQESEKRDSETSDVQPDVAARMKETLMRLEKVMEKSSHRSSDKKHDAKKQKRSRSKSQSRSRKRKKKSRSRSTSRRLTSKRARSRSRNHSDSRKKHSKSRSRSVEKRERRVSSRRSRRRRSRSSDRYRSKSRSAEKRGRSRRRRSRSSDHYRSKSRSVEKRLSSRRSRRRRSRSSDRYRSKSRSVEKRLSSRRSGRRRSRSSDRYRSKSRSVEKRLSSRRSGRRRSRSSDRYRSKSRSVEKRLSSRRSGRRRSRSSDRYRSKSRSVEKRLSSRRSGRRRSRSSDRYRSKSRSVEKRGSRLSSWRSRRRRSRSSDRSKSRSRSSEKRGGKEYSWRFRHRGSGSSDRSKSRSRSVEKRGRKASLRRSKRQRSKSSDRYKSRSRSVEKRDRKQSSRKSKRQRSKSSDRYKSRSKSVEKKKESSRKSKRRRSKSSERYKSRSRSVEKKRKESSKKSKRKRSKSSDSVKSRSKSIEKRENKLSSVKCSSKHAESSELTESTKCLDKVDVPEPSVASEGSSKSSNGPTSVALSVEGINGPELPPASESGFSQTFDSLEKSSSSVEKTVGLQPSVMSELDSSKTPDDQELRSVPVEETQVSELPVTSENGSAEKAVSLESSSLPELTYCASKSRSSSVEKSGDPETSLVMQFQHFASHENESRSTSLKEIEGPEPLLTLQSGCSVSSDDYKTISSSSGRIEVQGSSLMSESVPSDLSEGHELRHIPGEKQELQNFLQVPESESSKLADSPESRSLPFETVEAQKSFQAPEVTRSAFPDVSESSSLPIEKGQMREPSLVSDSGCFRSPDGHESGSSFAPQINEFPLMPEGGSFRSPDVNDQRSLSVEKVKAPAVSLTSECGPVEVSGDVIAVSSFEKMQEVAFTTVHESRSSVDKDLDGPTLSQVLEVDCSESSEMPESRYLPAGKIEGTGSFLVSKNVIPVCHDGHISRHNYFEKTEGAELSLASELRCSVFPEGYKLTSTAVDKVELQKPLEGGFSESADVCESVSTPTEKLQAPVTSLTSEDGLFVLHDSHELTPIPAEKVEVQKPSLPSELKCIASPDGHKLRSAYDEEIQVQETPLVLESRCSVSADGHVLTSTPFEKVEVEEPSQIAGNEYRIGLDGPQLTSTPAEKTEIRELYQMSEDRCSVSIESQELRSPPVEKIQVQEPALMSENEYAVSWEGQELRSSSPEKVEMQEASVVPDDEYTVSSEGHKLPSSLAEKTEVQECSLLSENEYAVSLEGREMTAIPAEKEVQEPSLTSNSEYTILPEREGLQSTLAEKMVVQEPSLMSDSQYAASPEGQELLPALTEKTEVQECALLSENEYDVSPEGHDLRSSPAEKEEMEEHSESSESESSMSTDSQELQSTVVEKTEVQELSLMSEGECAMSPEGQELQSSPIEKVEAEEPSLTYENEHALSPQEYESRLTHAEKTEDMDSSFTSENDHLLSFESQEVRFTPIRKADVGELSPTPENEHAASPDGQELRFATVEKVGGLEPLTLNDRASMSPDGSDLKSIPAEKTDDAMPSLMHESGCSMSPDGYSVKSGPGEETGDLEPSLVSERRHSTSSYQEGHELKSPMEEEGLESSLTSEHRRSVSPEGHEQKSIDEEMDDREPSLASEHRRSMSPDEHESRSSIGEEAEYLEQPLTTERRSSVSSDEHESRSTTGEEIEDAEPSLAAERRDSTSSDEHESRSTAGEDMEDGEPSLTAERRHSTSSDDRESRSTTGEEIEDLEPSLAAEDRRSMSPDGRESRSTTGEEAEDRELSLTAERRHSTSSDEHESRSTAGEDAEDMEPSLTAERRDSTSSDDHESRSTTGEEAEDMEPSLTTEHRRSTSPDGRESRSTTGEEADDVETSLTAERRDSTSSDDHESRSTTGEEGEDVEPSLADEDKQDSTPLERSEEQDSSFIHESRCSESSEREKSRSKSVDKMSDKESPRRSISRRSKSLTRQKSRSTSVEKVADGESSRRSRRRRSRSAAHQKSRSTSIEKTADKESSRRSRRRRSRSAARQRSQSTSVEKAADKESSRRSRRRRSRSAARQRSRSKSVEKTADKESSRRSRSRRSRSSQRRSQRYDTDSRSRRNRSRSVTRRRASRSKSNRRSRSSSLSRSRHRRRSRSRSASRRRRSLSRDRRKRSQRNRSRSTDRRRRRSDSRDRRISLRLRSRSRTPIRQRRSRSRGRRRSSSRSPIRLRRSRSSGRRRYSRSPDRRRSRSSERFSSRSPKRLTDLDKAQLLEIAKANAAAMCAKSGVPLPPSLMPLLSQKKDDKANQKSSRDTLKELTEKCKKIAQSTDDVIVNKPHVSDEEEEERPFYNHPFKLSEPKPIFFNLSTPSIKPAPPPQPKNQVSLSKEFPVSSGSQHRKKEADSVYGEWVPVEKGKDDGKDDVFPKPSIEGVDITTAMNDRALAQKRLNENTFDLEAMCMLNRAQEQIDAWAQSNSIPGQFTGSTGAQILSSDELTNSGPQAWIRKQVQKRKRNPG, encoded by the exons ATGGCATCGCTCCCGCCCACCCCCACCGGCCCCGAGCCCGCCGACACGCACAGCCGCACGCTTCAGCCCACCATGGcccccacgccgccgccgccgccgccgctccggcccTCGGTGAG TGGAAAGGTAGAAGGCCAGCCCAATGGTGACACAATCCCAGCTGAGCAAGCCAATCCTTCAGATGAcactggtgctggtgctgggagTCGTCAGAATGATCAGATAGTGCAGAAAATAGAGGAAGTGCTCTCTGGAGCCCTTGATACAGAGCTGCAGTGCAAATCAG ATGTAgacaaaaatactgtgaaaaatagtACTCAGTCTACAAAAAGAAGCTCCACTGGTGAAGATGAAATTCCTAGGAAAAAATCCAAGAAGAACAAGAAGCACAAAagtaagaagaagaagaaaaagaagaagaaaaggaagaaagagaaaaagcataaaaagcagcCAAAGGAGTCGAAGTTGAGCACACGTCATGGAGATCATGCAGACTTGCAGCCTGCTTCTCAGTTGATGCCAGAGAAATCAAGCTCCAAGTTGAGTGTACAGCATGGAGGATCTGGAGATGCAAATCTGTCTGTCCACATGCAACCAGAAGAACTGTGCTTAAAAGCCAGTGGGGAGCTTGATAGGCAAGCTCTAGGACTTACTTCTCATTCAATAACTGATTCTCAGCAATCTACAGAAAATCTTGGAAGTGAGAAGGGGACTTTGTGTGCAACAAATCCTCCATTTAATATAGAAGGCAGCCAGTCTGTTATCCCAGAAAATGCTAGTATAACTCAAACTAGAATTTGCACTAGAGAAGAACAAATTAAACAGTCTCATGAATCTATTTATCCTATAGCTATTCATGCAAGTGAAAAGGATGTTCTTGTTGATACTGGACATGATACTTCGTCTAGCATCCCATTGGGAGTTGccaataaaactgaaattcagaaagatTCGTCAGCAACTGTAGCTTCAGAGGTAATAGAAGCACTAAAAGTTTCAGAAGTTATTCTGGAATCTAAAGGCACTGGGGAAGTAAGAGCTTTGGATACAGTTCTTGAGTCTGAGACTATGGAGGTGTTGGAATATTCAGAAGCATCTCTACAATCTATGGCACAGGCGGGAGCAAAAGAGTTAGAAGCAGCTGCAGAATCTGTGTCTTTGGCAAGTGATGTCACAACAATTCCTGCAAATCAGGTGGGTCTGAATACTGTGAACGTAGCTCACGTGCCTGTTGCCATGGAAGAAGTGAAAATTCCAGAAGCAACTGAAGAATCTCTGCATATGGGAAATGTGAAAAATGTGGAAAGATCGTTGGAATTAGGGGGTGCGAAGCCCTCAGTTATATCTGATCATCTGAGAGTGACACAGTGCAGCCCCATGGAGGGTTCAAGTGTTTTGAAGGCAGATGTGTCTTTGCAACATCCTTTTAAAATACCTGCAGCGACTGCTGTGACCCAGGTGGAAATAAAAAGTGCCAAAATACTCCTGGGATCAGGAGCTGTTACAGAAGTGAAGGGTATTGAACTAGCTAGAGGCTCTAGCTCAGTCAAAGAGGCTCAAGAAGGTCTGCAAGTTGAAGTAGTCAAAGATGTGGAAGGTACCACTGACCCTGCAACAGTGCTGAATGCCTCAGGAGTGTTCCTACAACCTCAAGTCTTGACAGAAACAAGAAGTGTGGATAGAATCCAGCAATCTGCACTTCCGGCGGAATTAACAGATGTAAATGTGGCTGCAGATGCAAAAGGTTTAAGAGCAACTCAAGAACCTGTAGCGGTTGTGCAGACCTTCGTTCCCCAAACAACTCCAGAAATCCAGATGGTGGAGGGTTTTAAAGGTCCACGAGCAACTGTGGAAGCTACAGCACTAACAGGAGTAAAAGGTCGAGAAACAAGCCAAGCTACTCTGCAGCTGGAAAATACTAATACTTCAAAAATTTCAGGATCTACTCTCAAGCCTGTAGCTGTAACAGAGTCAAAAGATTCAGAAGGTACTTCATTACTGAGACAACCAGAGGAACTGAGAGTATTAAGATCTGAGAGTGAATCAAATGTGAGAGGTTTGGAAGCAATTTCCCTATCTTTGCAAATGGAAGGTGTGAAAGCTTCAGAAGAATCTGTGCTTTGTAGGTCTGTAGCTAGAGGCTTAGCAGCCACACTAGATTCAACAGCGGTGTCAAAAGGTTCAGAAATAAATCTAGGTAGTATGGCAGGAGTAGAAGCAGGCTCGGAGGCCAGTCACCGAGCCATTGGATCTGCGAGACCAATGAAAAGTTTGGAAACAACTATAGGGCCTGTAGCAGTAACAGAAAGGACTCTTGAATCTGTGGTTGCATCTGTAAGCATGGAACCAGTTAAAGAGTCTGAGACATTAGCAGGAATGGTACATTTgaaaaccacagcagaaacagTTGTAGAACCCCTTGGTGCAAGCAGAACAGGGAATTCCATCGTTTCGCATTCTCAGGTCATGACACATACGGGAATCTCACAAACTGAGGTGGTGGGGGACATAAAGGATTCTGAACCAGCTACCAGTTTTGCCACTGTAGAAGTGAGAGGTTTAGGCAACTTGTCGGAAGTTGCAGAGGTGAAAGATGTGGAAGCGAGATCAAAAACTTCACACTtaacacagatgaaaaatttgGAAATGGTTGTGGGATCTGAAGCAAGTTCAGAATCTGTACGGGAGCAAACAGTAGGTCATTCACAAGCAGTATTAGAGTCTTTGCCCAGAGTGGAAGAAAAAGCTATGGCATCAGAAATAGTGACAGAAGTGAGAAACTTGAAAGGAACTTTAGAATCTCAGATTTTGACAGATGTGAGAACTCAGGGACCTACTGTTGAGTATATAATTGCAACAAGGAGGACAAGCATGCAAAAAAACGAGCCCTCACTTAGTAATATAAAAGTTTTGGAAGAAgcttcagaaacagagaaagtaacgaaagcaaaatatttggagCCAGCATCAGAAGCTAGAGAATTGAGGTTGTTGGAAAGTATGAAAGAGTCTGCGACAGTAGAGGTGAAAGGTTCTGAAGCAGTTGAAGAGCCTGAGGTACACATGGATATCCAAGGTTTGGAAGCTTCCCAGAAGTTTGGAAATGTTGGGGTGGTGAATGTTTTAGAGGATGCTTCAGAAGCTGTTCCAGAATCTTTTCacactgaaaaacaagagcaTCTGCAAGTAGTACTAGAAGCAAAACCTGCTGCAGAATGGGAGAGCACAGAAGAGGCACCAGAAGTCTTGAGTGCTGCTGAAATGAGATCTGAACCAGTTCCAAAAACAGGGGACATGAAAGATATGGAAGCAATGCCGGAACATGAAGTGGCAGCAGAAGTACAATATGCAGAAGGAGTGCAGGGTCAGCAGATGGAGGATGTGAATGTTCCAGGTCAAGCTCTTGAATGTGAGATACTGGttgagaagaaagatgcagagcAAATTCAAGCATCTGAGCCTTTAATAGCAGAAACAGTTTTTAGTTCTTCACATGCAGCAGATGAAAAAGATTCAGCAGGGACTCCTGAATTCGAAATAATTGGAGACACAAAACAATTGGAAGCAGCTCCAGCTCACAttgcagaaacagaagatttGGAAACTGCACCTCTTCCTGAGACTGTTGTAGGGCTGAAAGAGGCAGAAGCAGATGGAGGGTTGGAGGCAGAGACAAAAGATTTGGAAGCAGTTCCAGTACCTGAGACCGTTACAGAAGCAGTTCCAGTACTTGCGGCAGAGGCAAGTCAGTCAGAAGTCATTCCACCGGCTGAGGCTGTCAAAGAAGCCACTCCAGAACAGGAGTCAGAGAAAAGAGATTCAGAAACATCCGATGTGCAACCTGATGTGGCGGCACGGATGAAGGAGACTCTGATGAGACTTGAGAAAGTTATGGAAAAAAGCAGCCATAGAAGCAGTGATAAAAAGCAtgatgcaaagaaacaaaaaaggagtcGCTCCAAGTCTCAGTCCAGGTCTAGGAAGCGGAAGAAAAAATCAAGGTCGCGTTCTACTTCCAGGCGTTTGACCTCTAAAAGAGCACGTTCTAGGAGCAGAAACCATTCAGATTCCAGAAAAAAACATTCCAAATCTAGATCCAGAtctgtggagaagagagagagaagagtgtCTTCCCGGAGGTCCAGGCGCAGACGTTCCAGGTCATCTGACCGTTACAGGTCTAAGTCCAGATcagcagaaaagagagggagGTCCAGACGTAGACGTTCCAGGTCGTCTGACCACTACAGGTCTAAATCCAGATCAGTGGAAAAACGCCTGTCCTCCCGAAGGTCCAGACGTAGACGTTCCAGGTCTTCTGACCGCTACAGGTCCAAGTCCAGGTCAGTGGAAAAACGGCTGTCCTCCCGAAGGTCTGGGCGCCGACGTTCCAGGTCTTCTGACCGCTACAGGTCTAAGTCTAGGTCAGTGGAAAAGCGACTGTCGTCTCGAAGGTCTGGGCGCCGACGTTCCAGGTCTTCTGACCGCTACAGGTCTAAGTCCAGGTCAGTGGAAAAGCGACTGTCCTCTCGAAGGTCTGGGCGCCGACGTTCCAGGTCTTCTGACCGCTACAGGTCTAAATCACGGTCAGTGGAAAAGAGACTGTCCTCCCGAAGGTCTGGGCGCCGACGTTCCAGGTCTTCTGACCGCTACAGGTCTAAATCACGGTCAGTGGAAAAGAGGGGGAGCAGGTTGTCCTCCTGGAGATCCCGCCGCAGACGTTCCAGGTCCTCTGACCGTTCTAAATCAAGATCCAGGTCTTCAGAAAAGAGAGGGGGCAAAGAATACTCATGGAGGTTCAGACATAGAGGGTCTGGTTCCTCCGATCGTTCGAAATCTAGGTCAAGATCTGTAGAGAAGAGAGGTCGGAAGGCATCTCTGCGGAGGTCTAAACGTCAGCGCTCAAAGTCCTCTGACCGGTACAAGTCTAGATCCAGATCAGTAGAAAAAAGAGATCGAAAGCAATCATCGCGAAAGTCTAAACGTCAGCGCTCAAAGTCTTCTGACCGTTACAAGTCTAGATccaaatcagtggaaaaaaagaaggagtCATCACGAAAATCTAAGCGTCGCCGATCAAAATCTTCTGAACGTTACAAGTCTAGGTCTAGGTCTGTTGAAAAAAAACGCAAGGAGtcttcaaaaaaatccaaacgGAAACGGTCCAAGTCCTCTGATAGTGTTAAGTCAAGGTCCAAGTCTatagaaaaaagagagaataagtTATCCTCAGTAAAGTGCAGTAGCAAGCATGCGGAGTCCTCTGAACTCACAGAGTCAACCAAATGTCTTGATAAAGTAGATGTTCCTGAACCTTCTGTTGCAAGTGAAGGCAGCTCTAAATCCTCTAATGGTCCCACATCAGTAGCTTTGTCTGTTGAAGGAATAAATGGCCCAGAGCTGCCGCCAGCATCTGAAAGTGGATTTTCCCAAACTTTTGATAGTCTTGAGAAAAGTTCCTCATCTGTTGAAAAAACAGTGGGTCTGCAGCCTTCTGTGATGTCTGAACTTGATAGCTCCAAAACCCCAGATGACCAGGAATTGAGATCCGTGCCTGTGGAAGAAACACAGGTTTCAGAGCTTCCTGTGACATCTGAAAATGGATCAGCGGAAAAAGCAGTGTCTCTGGAGTCTTCATCACTACCTGAACTTACATACTGCGCATCCAAGTCAAGATCATCATCTGTCGAAAAAAGTGGAGATCCAGAAACTTCTTTGGTAATGCAATTTCAGCACTTTGCATCCCATGAAAATGAGTCAAGATCTACCTCTCTCAAAGAAATAGAGGGTCCAGAGCCTCTTCTGACACTTCAAAGTGGATGCTCTGTATCTTCTGATGATTACAAGACAATCTCCTCATCATCTGGAAGAATAGAGGTTCAGGGATCTTCTCTGATGTCTGAAAGTGTACCGTCTGACTTGTCCGAGGGTCATGAATTGAGACATATCCCCGGTGAAAAACAAGAGCTTCAGAATTTTTTGCAAGTACCTGAAAGTGAATCTTCCAAGTTGGCTGACAGCCCTGAGTCAAGGTCACTACCATTTGAAACAGTAGAGGCTCAAAAATCTTTTCAGGCACCTGAAGTTACACGCTCTGCGTTCCCTGATGTCTCTGAATCATCCTCCTTGCCTATTGAAAAGGGACAGATGCGTGAGCCTTCTCTGGTTTCTGACAGTGGATGCTTCAGGTCTCCTGACGGACATGAGTCAGGATCCAGCTTTGCTCCACAAATAAATGAGTTTCCATTGATGCCTGAAGGTGGGTCTTTCAGGTCACCTGATGTAAATGACCAAAGATCTTTATCTGTTGAAAAAGTAAAGGCTCCAGCTGTTTCCCTAACATCTGAGTGTGGTCCTGTTGAGGTCTCGGGTGACGTCATTGCAGTGTCATCTTTTGAAAAAATGCAGGAGGTTGCATTCACAACTGTTCATGAGTCCAGATCATCCGTTGACAAAGATTTAGATGGTCCGACACTTTCACAAGTACTTGAAGTTGACTGCTCTGAATCTTCTGAAATGCCTGAATCGAGATACCTGCCTGCTGGAAAAATAGAGGGCACAGGATCTTTCTTGGTGTCTAAAAATGTAATTCCTGTGTGCCATGATGGCCATATATCAAGACACAATTACTTTGAGAAAACAGAAGGTGCAGAACTGTCGTTGGCATCTGAGCTTAGGTGTTCGGTCTTCCCTGAAGGCTATAAATTGACATCCACTGCAGTTGACAAAGTGGAGTTACAGAAGCCACTGGAAGGTGGGTTCTCTGAGTCTGCTGATGTTTGTGAATCAGTAAGCACACCTACTGAAAAACTGCAGGCCCCAGTGACTTCTTTGACATCTGAAGATGGGCTTTTCGTGTTGCATGACAGTCATGAATTGACACCTATCCCTGCTGAAAAAGTAGAGGTGCAAAAGCCATCTTTGCCATCTGAACTGAAATGCATTGCATCCCCTGATGGCCACAAACTGAGATCTGCTTATGATGAAGAAATACAAGTGCAGGAGACACCTCTGGTACTGGAAAGCAGATGTTCTGTTTCTGCTGATGGTCATGTGTTGACATCCACCCCTTTTGAAAAAGTTGAGGTAGAGGAGCCTTCTCAAATAGCTGGAAATGAATACAGAATAGGGCTTGATGGCCCGCAGTTAACATCAACCCCTGCTGAAAAAACAGAGATACGGGAACTTTATCAGATGTCTGAAGACAGATGTTCAGTGTCCATTGAGAGCCAGGAGTTGCGGTCACCCCCTGTTGAAAAGAtacaagtgcaagagcctgctcTCATGTCTGAAAATGAATATGCTGTATCTTGGGAGGGCCAGGAGTTGAGATCTAGCTCTCCTGAAAAGGTAGAGATGCAGGAGGCTTCTGTAGTACCTGACGATGAATATACTGTGTCTTCTGAAGGTCACAAATTGCCATCTTCCCTTGCTGAAAAAACAGAGGTACAAGAGTGTTCTCTGCTGTCTGAAAATGAATATGCTGTATCTCTTGAGGGCCGGGAGATGACAGCCATCCCTGCTGAAAAAGAGGTGCAGGAGCCTTCTCTGACATCCAACAGTGAGTATACCATCTTGCCTGAACGCGAAGGATTACAGTCTACCCTTGCTGAAAAAATGGTGGTGCAGGAGCCTTCACTAATGTCAGACAGTCAATATGCTGCGTCCCCTGAAGGGCAGGAGTTGCTCCCTGCTCTTACTGAAAAAACAGAGGTGCAGGAGTGTGCTTTGCTGTCTGAAAATGAGTATGATGTATCCCCTGAAGGCCATGATTTGAGATCCAGTCctgctgaaaaggaagaaatggaggaacATTCTGAATCATCTGAAAGTGAAAGTTCAATGTCCACTGATAGTCAGGAGTTGCAGTCTACTGTTGTTGAAAAAACAGAGGTGCAGGAGCTGTCTTTGATGTCTGAAGGTGAATGTGCCATGTCCCCTGAAGGTCAGGAGCTGCAGTCTAGCCCTATTGAAAAAGTAGAGGCTGAGGAACCTTCTCTGACATATGAAAATGAACATGCACTGTCCCCTCAAGAGTATGAATCAAGATTGACTCATGCTGAGAAAACAGAGGATATGGATTCTTCTTTCACATCTGAAAATGACCATCTTTTGTCTTTCGAGAGCCAGGAGGTAAGATTCACCCCTATTCGAAAAGCAGATGTGGGTGAGCTTTCTCCAACACCTGAAAATGAACATGCAGCATCCCCTGATGGCCAGGAGTTGAGATTCGCCACTGTTGAAAAAGTAGGCGGTCTTGAACCTTTGACACTAAATGATAGAGCCTCCATGTCCCCTGATGGCAGTGACTTGAAATCCATCCCTGCTGAAAAAACGGATGATGCAATGCCTTCTTTAATGCATGAAAGTGGGTGCTCCATGTCCCCTGATGGCTACAGTGTGAAATCTGGCCCTGGTGAGGAAACAGGGGATCTAGAGCCCTCTTTGGTATCTGAACGTAGACATTCCACATCTTCATATCAGGAAGGTCATGAGCTGAAATCTCCCATGGAGGAAGAGGGTCTGGAGTCCTCTTTGACTTCTGAACATAGAAGGTCTGTGTCTCCTGAGGGCCATGAGCAGAAATCTATAGATGAAGAAATGGATGATCGGGAGCCCTCTTTGGCATCTGAACATAGGCGCTCCATGTCCCCTGATGAGCATGAGTCAAGATCTAGCATTGGTGAAGAAGCAGAGTATCTGGAGCAGCCTTTGACAACAGAACGTAGATCCTCTGTGTCTTCTGATGAGCATGAGTCAAGGTCTACCACTGGTGAAGAGATAGAGGATGCAGAACCCTCATTGGCAGCTGAACGACGAGACTCCACATCTTCTGATGAGCATGAGTCAAGGTCTACTGCTGGTGAAGATATGGAAGATGGGGAGCCCTCTTTGACAGCTGAACGCAGACATTCCACATCCTCTGATGACCGTGAGTCAAGGTCTACAACTGGTGAAGAAATAGAGGATTTGGAACCTTCTTTGGCAGCTGAAGATAGACGCTCCATGTCTCCTGATGGACGTGAGTCAAGGTCAACCACTGGTGAAGAAGCAGAGGACCGGGAGCTCTCGTTGACAGCTGAACGTAGGCATTCCACATCCTCAGATGAGCATGAGTCGAGGTCTACTGCTGGTGAAGATGCGGAGGATATGGAACCTTCCTTGACAGCTGAACGAAGAGATTCCACATCATCAGATGATCACGAGTCAAGGTCTACCACTGGTGAAGAAGCAGAGGACATGGAACCCTCTTTGACAACTGAACACAGACGTTCTACATCCCCTGATGGGCGTGAATCGAGGTCTACCACTGGTGAAGAAGCAGATGACGTGGAGACCTCCTTGACAGCTGAACGAAGAGACTCCACGTCGTCAGATGATCATGAATCAAGGTCTACCACTGGTGAAGAGGGTGAGGATGTGGAGCCCTCTTTGGCAGATGAAGATAAACAGGATTCCACACCTCTTGAGAGGTCGGAGGAACAGGACTCTTCCTTTATACATGAAAGTAGGTGTTCTGAGTCTTCCGAACGTGAAAAATCTAGATCCAAATCTGTTGATAAAATGTCTGACAAAGAGTCTCCACGAAGATCTATAAGCAGACGCTCAAAGTCTCTTACTCGCCAAAAGAGTCGATCCACATCTGTTGAAAAAGTGGCAGACGGAGAGTCTTCACGGAGATCTAGACGTAGACGTTCCAGGTCTGCTGCTCACCAGAAGAGTAGATCCACATCTATTGAAAAAACAGCAGACAAAGAGTCTTCACGGAGGTCTAGACGTAGACGCTCCAGGTCCGCTGCTCGCCAAAGGAGTCAATCAACATCTGTTGAAAAAGCAGCAGACAAAGAGTCTTCGCGGAGGTCTAGACGTAGGCGCTCCAGGTCCGCTGCTCGCCAACGGAGTCGATCCAAATCTGTTGAAAAAACAGCAGACAAAGAATCTTCACGAAGGTCTAGAAGCAGGCGCTCCAGGTCTTCACAGCGCAGATCCCAGAGGTACGATACAGACTCTCGCTCTAGACGGAATCGCTCCAGATCAGTAACACGGAGAAGAGCATCAAGATCAAAATCTAATCGTCGCTCTCGGTCTAGCTCGTTGTCGCGTTCAAGGCACAGAAGGAGGAGTAGGTCAAGGTCAGCATCAAGAAGGCGACGTTCTTTATCAAGAGACAGGCGTAAGAGATCTCAGAGAAATAGATCAAGATCTACcgacagaagaagaagaagatcaGATTCAAGAGATCGTAGAATATCACTCAGATTACGGAGCAGGAGTCGAACACCTATTCGTCAAAGGCGATCAAGGTCAAGAGGAAGAAGACGGAGCTCTAGTAGGTCACCAATTCGACTTCGACGGTCAAGATCTTCAGGGAGACGAAGATACAGCAGATCACCTGATCGTCGTAGGTCGAGGTCATCAGAACGATTTTCCAGCAGGTCACCTAAACGTCTTACAGACTTGG acaAGGCTCAGCTACTTGAAATAGCCAAAGCTAATGCAGCGGCCATGTGTGCTAAGTCTGGTGTTCCCTTACCACCAAGCCTGATGCCTTTGTTATCTCAAAAGAAAGACGACAAAGCCAATCAGAAGTCATCAAGAGATACGCTAAAGGAGCTCACAGAG aaaTGCAAGAAGATTGCTCAAAGCACAGATGATGTGATAGTGAACAAACCTCATGTTtctgatgaagaggaggaagaacgTCCTTTCTATAATCATCCTTTTAAGCTCAGTGAACCCAAAcctatttttttcaatttaagt actCCCAGCATAaaaccagcaccaccaccacaaccaaaAAATCAGGTCAGCTTGTCAAAGGAGTTCCCTGTTTCATCTGGGTCTCAGcataggaaaaaagaagcagataGTGTCTATGGAGAATGGGTTCCAGTTGAAAAAGGCAAAGACGACGGCAAGGATGATGTTTTCCCCAAACCATCCATTGAG GGCGTGGACATAACTACAGCTATGAATGATCGAGCACTGGCTCAGAAAAGGCTTAATGAAAACACGTTTGATTTAGAGGCCATGTGCATGTTAAATCGTGCACAGGAACAG attgACGCCTGGGCTCAATCAAACTCCATACCTGGCCAGTTCACAGGAAGTACTGGAGCACAGATATTGTCCTCGGATGAGCTGACCAACAGTGGTCCCCAAGCGTGGATTAGAAAG